A window of Variovorax sp. HW608 genomic DNA:
CGCGCGAATCGCTCGAGGAGTTCTGGCGCGGTGTTTCGGAAGCGGCCCGGTTCAGCCCCTTCCGCCGCGGCTGGATCGAAATGATGACCGGCCGCTGGACGCTGGACAACTCGCCGGCCTTCCTGGCCGCGGAACTCGCGATGCGCGTCTGGTCGCCGTACAACCTCAACCCACAAGGCATGAACCCGCTGCGCGGCATCCTGCGGGAACTGATCGACTTCGAGCGCCTGGCTTCATCGCCGATCAAGCTCTTCGTGACCGCCACCAATGTGCGCACCGGCCGGGGTCGCCTGTTCCGCAATGCCGAGATCAGCCCCGATGTGCTGCTCGCCTCGGCCTGCCTGCCGTCGATGTTCCATGCGGTGGAGATCGACGGCGACCCCTACTGGGACGGCGGCTACGCAGGCAACCCGACGATGACGCCGCTGATCCGCGAATGCTCGTCGAGCGACACCCTGCTGGTGCAGATCAATCCGGTGGAACGCCCGGGCGTTCCGCGCAGCGCGCAGGAGATCAACAACCGCCTCAACGAGATCTCGTTCAACTCGCCGCTCCTGAAGGAACTGCGCATGATCGCGATGCTGCATCAGGTGGCGGACCCGGGTCACGGCGAGGGCGCGGCATGGGCGCGCATGCGCATCCACCGCATCGCGACCGACGCGATGCTCGAACTCGGCTATTCATCGAAGCTGATCGCGGAATGGGCCTTCCTTTGCAAGCTGCGCGACGAGGGTCGCCGCGTGGCCAGCGAGTTCCTCGCGTCGCACTCGGGCGATATCGGCAAGCGCTCGACG
This region includes:
- a CDS encoding patatin-like phospholipase family protein — translated: MQGGGAHGAFTWGVLDRLLEEPWLRIEGISGTSAGAMNAAVLACGHARGGPEGARESLEEFWRGVSEAARFSPFRRGWIEMMTGRWTLDNSPAFLAAELAMRVWSPYNLNPQGMNPLRGILRELIDFERLASSPIKLFVTATNVRTGRGRLFRNAEISPDVLLASACLPSMFHAVEIDGDPYWDGGYAGNPTMTPLIRECSSSDTLLVQINPVERPGVPRSAQEINNRLNEISFNSPLLKELRMIAMLHQVADPGHGEGAAWARMRIHRIATDAMLELGYSSKLIAEWAFLCKLRDEGRRVASEFLASHSGDIGKRSTFDLDALLEGV